GTATAGAGTCAGAACGGTTTCCCGTCAGAGTCGGAACGGTTTCCAGTCAGAGTCGGAACGGTTTCCCGTCAGAGTCGTAACGGTTTCCAGTCAGAGTCGTAACGGTTTCCAGTCAGAGTCGTAACGGTTTCCAGTCAGAGTCGTAACGGTTTCCCGTCAGAGTCGTAACGGTTTCCCGTCAGAGTCGTAACGGTTTCCCGTCAGAGTCGGAACGTTTTCCCGTCAGAGTCGGAACGGTTTCCCGTCAGAGTCGGAACGGTTTTCCCGTCAGAGTCAGGAACGGTTTTCCCCTCAGAGTCAGGAACGGTTTCCGTCAGAGTCAGGAACGGTTTCCCGTCAGAGTCGGAACGGTTTCCGTAGAGTCAGGAACGGTTTCCGTCAGAGTCGTAAGGTTCCAGTCAGAGTCGGAACGGTTTCCCGTCAGAGTCGGAACGGTTTCCCGTCAGAGTCGGAAGGGTTTCCCGTCAGAGTCGGAACGGTTTCCAGTCAGAGTCAGGAACGGTTTCCCTCAGAGTCGGAACGGTTTCCCGTCAGGTCAGGAAGGTTTCCCGTCAGAGTCGGAACGGTTTCCCGTCAGAGTCGGAACGGTTTCCCGTCAGCGCTTTCCGGTTAGCGTCAGAACGGTTTCGCAAGGGGGGGAGGGCAACATCGGAGGAATCATCCTGATAGACCGCATCGTACACATGGCCAATGACCTCTTCTTACAGGACCAGGTAAgtctgagccagaacggcccatagggcaggagcctttTCCCTGTTTCTATAGCGTGATGTACAATTAAGTACACCCTCTGGAAAATCTGTAAGCAGAGACGCATCGGGTCCCATGTTTAAAGTGTTTGGTATGACTTGACCAGGGATCGAACCCCCAAGCCTCCAATCTCAGGGTGGAAAACTATTCCCACGAGGTCACGGAGATGGTCACTAGAAAGTAATGTCCTATAAAGGGTTAATGTGTAATGGTCCAGTTCAGTGACCTGGATGTCTGTCCTGTATCGTTGCCATATTATCATGTTAACTAGAGTCACGTGTCTCTGCCTGACTCGTCCATATGACTATCATAGCATAACatgtgtcagaagtgggatccgAACCCCATGTCTCAGTTTGGAGTAAGACCTATTCTTTAACTAGACAACATGATCTGTATCTACCTATCAGCCATGTYCTCTATGTTCCAGAGGACCCATGGAGCCAATGAGTACTTCCTGGAGAAGGATCCAGCCACGGGGATATGTCACTTCTTCTATGACAGCGCCCCTAGTGGCAGCTACGGTACCATGACCTACCTCTCCAAGGCTGTGGTCACATACCTACAAGATTTCCTGCCACAGTCCACCTGTCTCATGCAATGACRTATCAGACTGGGTTTGATGTAGAGCACTCTCCCTGGCCTCGCAGGCAGCTATCAAGAGAGTCTAGTCAAGTAATATATTATAGTGTGGAACGAAATATTAATGCCTAGTTCCGATTCTCCCCAATTGTACGCTTGTTCACTCCCATTCAAGGATGATTTAATCATTGGATTGAATTCTTGAAGTGAGTGAGTGCACACttcagagagaagggggagaactAGACTTAGGTAGGAAGTTGGATGTGGATTGACCTATGACCTATGACTAAGAtattcacaacacacactctactcAAAGGAGTTTTATTGCAGCTAATTGATTGATTATAATCAATAATATAGCAGGTTTAAaattaaatatatgtttgttttttattttaagtgTTGGACTACACGCAGTACWaaaattatttattattttaattttaacatTTAATATATATGTGCAAATCAGATCTAGTTGTTTAAAACAATCTAATATGATATAATGACTGTATTTTGCCTAACCCTCCTCTATTGTATCAGTGTCTCACCCTGTCTTGTGGGAATATAAACATATCCAGGAGTTCCTATGTTGTCCCGTGTTGAAGTACTGCAGCTGCCCGTGTACCTTTAATACCACTGTAAAATGTACCTCTCRTGTTATCTCAAGTGTTGCTCACCATCACCRCTGTATGTGtcacaaatactgtacatttatcCATATGTACCCGGAGCATGTCAGCAAGGCCTTCATAACAGCTAATGTGACTGTGTGCTTATCTGTGAAGTAAAATAATGTCAATGTGATTATATATAACATGGTTGAATCAGTCCAACAGCGGTTCATCCCATATTCAGCCTTTAGCCGTATACATCCTGTACAACAGAGTGTGTTAGACATTAGCATCCTAGCCGTATACATCCTGTACAACAGAGTGTGTTAGACATTAGCATCCCGTAGCCGTATACATCCTGTACAACAGAGTGTTTTAGACATTAGCATCCCAGCCGTTATACATCCTGTACAACAGAGTGTGTTAGACATTAGCATCCCAGCCGTATACATCTGTACAACAGAGTGTGTTAGACATTAGCATCCTAGCCGTATACATCCTGACAACAGAGTGTGTTAGACATTAGCATCCCAGCCGTATACATCATGTACAACAGAGTGTGTTAGACATTAGCATCCTAGCCGTATACATCCTGTACAACAGAGTGTGTTAGACATTAGCATCCAGCCGTATACATCCTGTACAACAGAGTGTGTTAGACATTAGCATCCTACCGTATACATCCTGTACAACAGAGTGTGTTAGACATTAGCATCCTAGCCGTATACATCCTGTACAACAGAGTGTGTTAGACATTAGCATCCTAGCCGTATACATCCTGTACAACAGAGTGTGTTAGACATTAGCACCAGCCGTATACATCCTGTACAACAGAGTGTGTTAGACATTAGCATCCAGCCGTATACATCCTGTACAACAGAGTGTGTTAGACATTAGCATCCCAGCCGTATACTCCTGTACAACAGAGTGTGTTAGACATTAGCATCCCAGCCGTATACATCCTGTACAACAGAGTGTGTTAGACATTAGCATCCCAGCCGTATAAATCCTGTACAACAGAGTGTGTAAACATTAGCCTCCTACAGCTTATAGTTGAGACCATAAGAAAGGGAAATCTGTTCTGCAGTTAAGGACGACTGAGGCTGAAActgttctgtttttgtgtctaactttattttataatatatatatatattaaaagagTACATTTCCATAGAGACTATAAATATAGTGGATACAGagaaataatttattttttaaaaagtacTATGACCGTTTATATAACAGACTAAATTACAATTAAAACTGTCACTTTAATCAATTAATACTGTCACTTTAAATTACATTTGATATTCCTGGCCATGAAATGACCATGTTATAAGTCTGTAGTTGAGAACATTTGACACGTGGACCAAGTTGAGGACATTTTGAGGGTCAATTCTTATAAATCTATTATAACAGTGTCTGACACCATGGTTTCACTCATTCATTCACACTACCTTGTAAAACAACATGTAATCATTTGAAGGAAATATTTAAATGGCATCGATTAAATCCCTAAACTAATAACGTGTTCTGGTTTCTCTTCAGCTATATGTCTGTATAATGCAGTACAAGCCTCTATCAATGTTACAGATATGTTCTGATATGACAATAATATTTAAACACAGTTTATTCTTATACTGTTCTCAAtgatttgacaaaaaaaaatctaacgcCTGTCCCTATTGTCTGCAAAATGAAGTGACAAAATGTAGATTCAATTGTGGAAGTCATTGTTCAAAGGAGGAACAGAGGGACGGTAGAAGCAGTAGAataaatgacatttgaaatgatcTCCACACCATCTCTGCTACACATTACTCTGCAGGTCTTTCCTTGGCTGACACTTCTTCCTACTGTAGGGGAGAGGCGGTGAGAGGCAGACAGGAACACTGGTAACTTCCTTTATGGTTCAGGCACAGGTGAGAGCAGCCCCCATTCTTACGGCTGCACTCATTGGTATCTGTTGATGAAACGGAGCCGGTCAGAAAAATATCATTATCTGTTGATGAAACGGGGCTGGTCAGAAAATATCATTACTGTTGATGAAACGGAGCCGGTCAAAAAATATCATTATCTGTTGATGAAACGGAGCTGGTCAGAAAAATATCATTATCTGTTGATGAAACGGGGCCGGTCAGAAAAATATCATTATCTGTTGATGAAAAGGACTGGTCAGAAAAATATCATTATCTGTTGATGAAACGGAGCTGGTCAGAAAAATATCATTATCTGTTGATGAAACGGGGCCGGTCAGAAAAATATCATTATCTGTTGATGAAACGGAGCCGTCAGAAAAATATCATTATCTGTTGATGAAACGGGGCTGGTCAGAAAAAATATTCAATCTGTTGATGAAACGGAGCCGGTCAGAAAAATATCATTATCTGTTGATGAAACGGGGCTGGTCAGAAAAATATCATTATCTGTTGATGAAACGGGGCTGGTCAGAAAAATATCATTATCTGTGATGAAACGGAGCTGGTCAGAAAATATCATTATCTGTTGATGAAACGGGGCTGGTCAGAAAAATATCATTATCTGTTGATGAAACGGGGCTGGTCAGAAAAATATCATTATCTGTTGATGAAACGGGGCTGGTCGAAAAATATCATTATCTGTTGATGAAACGGGGCTGGTCAGAAAAATATCATTGAAGTGATTTGTGATCGTAGATTTGTCAAAAGACTTCCGTTTAATCAAtttatgtcgtgtgtgtgtgtgtgtattagtgtgggtatggatgtgttTGTATTTAGTGTGGGTATTAGTGTGTgtattagttgtgtgtgtgtgtgtgtgtattagtgggtatggatgtgtgtattagtgtgggtattagtgtgtgtattagtgtgtgtattagtggtgtgtgtgtgttattagtgtgCGTATtagtgtgtgtattagtgtgggTATTAGTGTGGGTATtagtgtgtgtattagtgtgggtatggatgtgtaTTTCTCACCTCTGCAGTGGTGTCTGTCTGAGTCCAGTTTGTAGCCTCTGGGACAGATACAGCGGTGGGAGCCAGGCAGGTTCACACACTTCCACTGACACCTGTGTCCAGGTACACCGACCTCTGGCTCCTCACATTCATTGATGTCTGTAAAAGGATCCGTGTCATTCCAGCAGCTGAAGACAACCTGATCGCCACACACATTTTGTTTGCTGAATGACATCGTTGTATCTATTTTCTATTGATTCCACTAAGCTACATGGAATTGTttaaagaaggtcataccaaggatcatttagttatttgattttgtattttaagaccccttgaagtataaaaatacatacagtaccagtcaaaagtttggacacacatcctcattccagggtttttctttacttctactattttgtacattgtattaTTATAGTagagacatcacaactatgaaataacaatggaatcatgtagtaaccaaaaaagtgttaaacaaatcaaaatatattttatatttcagattcttcatagtagccacactttgccttgatgacagctttgcacacacttggcattctctcaaccagcttcacctggaatgcttttccaacagtcttgaaggagttcccacatatgctgagcactttttggctgcttttccctcactatgcggtccaactcatcccaaaccatctcaattgggtcgaggtttggtgattgtggaggccaggtcatctgatgcagcactccatcactctccttcttggtcaaatagcccttacacagcctggaggtgtgttttgggtcattgtcgtgttgaaaaacaaatgattgtcccactaagcgcaaaccagatgggatggtgtattgctgcagaatgctgtggtagccatgctggttaagtgtgccttgaattctaaataaatca
This DNA window, taken from Salvelinus sp. IW2-2015 unplaced genomic scaffold, ASM291031v2 Un_scaffold4367, whole genome shotgun sequence, encodes the following:
- the LOC112077188 gene encoding phosphorylase b kinase regulatory subunit alpha, liver isoform → QEGFPSESERFPVRVGTVSRQRFPVSVRTVSQGGEGNIGGIILIDRIVHMANDLFLQDQRTHGANEYFLEKDPATGICHFFYDSAPSGSYGTMTYLSKAVVTYLQDFLPQSTCLMQ